A genomic window from Terriglobia bacterium includes:
- a CDS encoding ABC transporter permease encodes MPHSTVIGITEWFCNGGYAKSSQRFASEPLQVEYESILPGFFRTMRLPLLEGRDFTDADRDNAPTVVILDNVLAAKLWPGQNPLGKQVGMSARAGGTSRALEVVGIVQEIKHFGPEAKVRWMQVYVPQYQDPSPTLSFVLNAAMPEAAVKPTIDKVIHELDKDLPIENFQTMDTYLDNYLSPRRVSLLLLSAFAGTGIVLGMIGIYGVVAAAVLRRRREIAIRMAMGATVFGTIALITRFGLLAASGGILIGSAIVMSLTRVLASLLIGVNVLSPGVYFASAFVIFTLAVIASLIPAMRLMRFNVQEILRQQA; translated from the coding sequence TTGCCACACTCGACCGTGATAGGCATCACGGAGTGGTTTTGTAACGGCGGCTACGCTAAGAGTAGCCAAAGATTTGCCAGCGAGCCCCTTCAGGTGGAATATGAATCAATTTTGCCCGGCTTCTTCCGGACCATGCGGCTTCCGTTGCTTGAGGGCCGTGATTTTACGGATGCAGATCGTGACAACGCGCCCACAGTCGTAATTCTGGATAACGTTCTTGCCGCCAAACTGTGGCCGGGACAAAACCCGCTAGGCAAGCAGGTCGGGATGAGTGCGCGCGCCGGTGGAACCTCCCGCGCGCTTGAAGTTGTGGGAATTGTGCAAGAGATCAAGCATTTTGGCCCTGAGGCAAAAGTAAGATGGATGCAAGTCTATGTGCCCCAGTACCAGGATCCATCGCCGACATTGTCATTCGTGCTTAATGCGGCTATGCCGGAAGCAGCAGTCAAACCCACTATAGACAAGGTGATTCACGAATTGGACAAAGACCTGCCAATCGAGAATTTCCAGACCATGGACACTTACTTGGATAATTATCTCAGCCCCCGCAGGGTAAGCCTCCTCTTGCTTAGCGCTTTTGCTGGGACAGGAATCGTTTTGGGAATGATTGGCATTTACGGCGTGGTCGCAGCAGCAGTGCTTCGCCGGCGGCGGGAAATCGCAATCCGCATGGCGATGGGAGCAACCGTCTTTGGCACAATCGCGCTTATTACCCGGTTTGGTCTTCTTGCGGCTTCGGGCGGCATTCTGATTGGCTCAGCTATAGTGATGAGTTTGACCCGCGTCCTTGCCTCACTCCTAATTGGAGTGAACGTCCTTAGCCCAGGAGTCTATTTTGCCAGTGCATTTGTCA